A portion of the bacterium genome contains these proteins:
- a CDS encoding CAP domain-containing protein — translation MKKIVTIIVVLTLLGGGAIGFVSLNSYIKELNSEISKLNREKEFLEEFRNRSIAIRPTPEEVLKEVNALIRVDAGVDSVILDDKLNASALLKAQDMVQYNYYDHVNPKTKKHGYEYITYLSPNECVYIGENIARGSVSVSAKDRVDSWRNSKSHYEAMIDPRYSKIGFAEIFDQGPSRKNDPSTIAVLHFCQSK, via the coding sequence ATGAAGAAGATAGTTACTATAATTGTCGTTCTTACTTTGCTTGGGGGTGGGGCTATTGGTTTTGTAAGTCTGAATAGTTATATTAAAGAGCTTAATTCTGAAATCTCAAAACTAAACAGAGAAAAAGAGTTCTTAGAGGAGTTCAGGAATAGGTCAATAGCAATAAGGCCAACCCCCGAAGAGGTCCTCAAAGAGGTTAATGCGCTTATTAGGGTAGACGCAGGAGTTGATTCGGTAATTCTGGACGATAAACTAAACGCTAGTGCGCTGCTTAAAGCACAAGATATGGTTCAGTATAATTACTATGATCATGTAAATCCAAAGACTAAAAAACACGGTTACGAATATATTACATATCTGTCGCCCAATGAGTGTGTGTATATTGGTGAAAATATAGCACGAGGGTCAGTAAGTGTTAGTGCTAAGGATAGAGTTGATAGTTGGAGGAATTCTAAATCTCATTATGAAGCAATGATAGACCCCCGATACTCAAAAATAGGATTCGCTGAGATTTTTGATCAGGGTCCAAGCAGAAAAAATGACCCCTCCACTATAGCCGTACTTCACTTCTGTCAGTCTAAATAA
- a CDS encoding DUF3761 domain-containing protein produces the protein MKKFLMRLFLVVVFSMPVWPIVDYLFVENCENESIILTDATEIKAGEKDTTNRDEDGKIYRELVKDGKSGESRVCRRGSSKISETIIEKAEPPVYNVYTYRYKSPVSPPSSSGLYYSGQFEDEPTAICADGTYSYSTGRGTCSGHGGVDEWL, from the coding sequence ATGAAAAAATTCTTGATGCGGTTATTCTTGGTGGTAGTCTTTTCGATGCCCGTATGGCCCATCGTTGATTATCTGTTTGTTGAGAACTGTGAAAATGAATCAATCATATTAACAGACGCAACGGAAATAAAAGCCGGAGAAAAAGATACTACAAATAGAGATGAAGACGGCAAGATTTATCGAGAACTAGTGAAAGATGGCAAGTCTGGGGAAAGTCGAGTATGTAGAAGAGGCTCGTCTAAAATATCAGAAACGATTATAGAGAAAGCTGAGCCACCCGTATATAATGTCTACACATATAGATACAAAAGCCCCGTATCACCGCCATCTTCATCAGGCTTATACTATAGTGGGCAATTCGAGGATGAACCTACCGCCATTTGCGCAGACGGAACATACTCATACTCAACGGGGCGAGGCACCTGCTCTGGACACGGCGGTGTTGATGAATGGCTGTAG
- a CDS encoding PBSX family phage terminase large subunit, whose amino-acid sequence MNKVSVNLHYKFEHLFEEKWRNIVYYGGRGGGKSFAVGWSLLNRARSKKLRILCTREIQGSIKDSVHKLLSDIIRKYNFSEYEITRDSIRNKLTGSEFLFVGLRDNVSKIKSFEGVDICWVEEAHSVSLESIQILVPTIRKEGSQLIWTFNPETPKDAVWTEIVERKTDRDVIAKIDSHDLERIGQLPGPLKDEREKMKQADYEAYRHIWLGEFKTSKDGAIYAKKLSEIERGDQVGIIPHDESRKVYTAWDLGRQDTTAIWFYQIKGGQTYFIDYYEMSQETPAHYAKIIKEKPYNYGAHFLPHDGGTQTWGEEATRADLLRKLGLNNIVILKRNRIADGISEARMKLSSCFFDKNKCERGLKCLWSYRYKYDEKNQIFSLKPLHDWASNGADAFRYAIQSLTLAIGYEGYSVTDEDYDYSEDLFNDGYY is encoded by the coding sequence ATGAATAAAGTGTCTGTCAATCTTCACTATAAATTTGAGCATTTATTTGAAGAGAAGTGGCGAAATATCGTTTATTACGGCGGTCGTGGTGGGGGAAAGAGTTTTGCTGTGGGCTGGTCGCTATTAAATCGGGCAAGAAGCAAGAAACTTCGAATTTTGTGTACACGCGAAATACAGGGTTCTATTAAAGATTCTGTCCATAAATTGCTGAGTGATATTATTAGGAAGTATAATTTCTCCGAATACGAAATAACTCGCGACTCTATTAGAAATAAGTTGACTGGATCAGAATTTTTATTTGTTGGACTTCGAGACAATGTCAGCAAAATTAAATCTTTCGAAGGTGTAGATATTTGCTGGGTTGAAGAGGCTCATAGCGTAAGTCTTGAGAGTATTCAAATTCTTGTACCAACAATACGTAAAGAAGGCTCTCAATTGATCTGGACTTTTAACCCAGAAACGCCGAAAGACGCTGTCTGGACTGAAATTGTGGAACGAAAGACCGATCGTGATGTTATAGCCAAGATTGACAGTCATGATCTCGAGAGAATTGGCCAACTCCCAGGTCCACTTAAAGATGAAAGAGAAAAGATGAAACAAGCCGACTATGAGGCTTATCGGCATATTTGGTTAGGAGAATTTAAGACAAGCAAAGATGGTGCGATTTATGCTAAGAAATTATCCGAAATCGAGAGGGGAGATCAGGTGGGGATTATTCCACACGACGAAAGCCGTAAAGTCTACACTGCGTGGGATTTGGGCAGGCAAGACACTACGGCTATTTGGTTTTACCAGATTAAAGGCGGACAAACCTACTTTATTGATTACTACGAAATGAGCCAAGAAACGCCAGCGCATTACGCAAAGATCATCAAAGAGAAGCCTTATAACTATGGCGCGCATTTCTTGCCTCATGATGGCGGGACGCAAACTTGGGGCGAAGAGGCGACTCGGGCGGATCTGCTCAGGAAATTAGGGCTGAATAATATTGTAATTTTGAAGCGCAATCGAATTGCCGACGGTATCTCCGAGGCAAGAATGAAGTTGTCGTCATGTTTCTTTGATAAAAATAAATGTGAAAGAGGACTAAAATGTTTGTGGTCATATCGCTACAAATATGATGAGAAAAATCAAATATTTTCGCTCAAACCGCTCCACGATTGGGCGAGCAACGGTGCGGACGCATTTAGATACGCTATCCAGAGTTTAACGCTGGCTATCGGTTACGAAGGTTATAGTGTGACAGATGAGGATTATGATTATTCTGAAGATTTATTCAATGATGGATATTATTAA
- a CDS encoding terminase small subunit: MSEKAKKPKPKAKAKISNKSKSGLTPKQELFCQIYASDREIFGNGTQSYIEAYNVDLSKRGAYLTARVEASKLLTKPNILKRIDEIFEESGLNDQYVDKQLAKLIIQDADFKTKLGAIKEYNTLKQRIAERQKKLDLSIEGQKLTVSLTGFVGRDE; encoded by the coding sequence TTGTCAGAAAAAGCCAAGAAACCAAAACCTAAAGCCAAGGCTAAGATTTCTAATAAATCAAAAAGTGGATTGACTCCCAAGCAGGAGTTATTTTGCCAAATTTACGCCAGCGATCGAGAGATCTTCGGCAACGGCACGCAGAGTTATATTGAGGCCTATAATGTGGATTTGAGCAAGCGAGGCGCTTACTTGACCGCCAGAGTTGAGGCTTCAAAATTATTAACAAAACCTAACATCTTGAAGAGAATTGATGAAATTTTTGAAGAGAGTGGATTGAATGATCAGTATGTTGACAAACAGCTCGCAAAATTGATCATTCAAGATGCGGATTTTAAAACGAAACTCGGGGCGATCAAGGAATACAACACCCTTAAACAGCGAATCGCTGAACGCCAAAAGAAACTTGACCTCTCTATTGAAGGGCAAAAATTAACCGTCAGTTTAACTGGCTTTGTGGGGCGAGATGAATAA